Proteins encoded together in one Benincasa hispida cultivar B227 chromosome 1, ASM972705v1, whole genome shotgun sequence window:
- the LOC120079154 gene encoding uncharacterized protein LOC120079154: MANSIIQLLASDKFNSEGYSNWKSNINTILVVDDLRFVLMEECPLVPSSTANQNVRDIYDRWVRANEKAQSDILACISDVLYKKHEVIPTTREIMASLQEIFEQPHPLLYA; encoded by the coding sequence atggcaaattcaatcatacaattgcttGCTTCCGATAAATTTAATAGTGAGGGATATTCAAACTGGAAATCAAACATCAATACGatattagttgtggatgatctgaggtttgtgttgatggaggaatgtcctttGGTTCCCAGTTCAACAGCCAACCAAAATGTTCGGGACATCTATGATAGATGGGTAAGGGCTAATGAGAAAGCTCAGTCTGATATCTTAGCgtgtatatctgatgtactttATAAGAAGCATGAGGTCATACCCACCACCCGTGAGATAATGGCGTCGCTTCAGGAGATATTCGAGCAACCTCATCCTCTATTATacgcatga